A single Gopherus flavomarginatus isolate rGopFla2 chromosome 24, rGopFla2.mat.asm, whole genome shotgun sequence DNA region contains:
- the DOHH gene encoding deoxyhypusine hydroxylase, whose amino-acid sequence MVTEEEVEAIGRTLVDTMQPLKARFRALFTLRNVGGCAAIDWISRAFGDESALLKHELAYCLGQMQDERAIPCLVRVLQDTSQEPMVRHEAGEALGAIGNPQVLDVLRHYSEDPVIEVAETCQLAVRRLEWLQKNKEAPGASPYLSVDPAPPDEEKDVAKLRETLLDESRPLFDRYRAMFALRNVGGEAAALALADGLVCGSALFRHEIGFVLGQMQHEACVPQLTAALESVAENPMVRHECAEALGSIAKASCLETLRAFAQDGERVVRESCEVALDMYDYANGPEFQYADGLSKLQASG is encoded by the exons ATGGTGACTGAGGAGGAAGTGGAGGCCATTGGCCGGACGCTGGTGGACACGATGCAGCCCCTGAAGGCTCGTTTCCGAGCGCTCTTCACCCTGCGCAACGTGGGCGGCTGTGCTGCCATCGACTGGATCAGCCGGGCGTTTGGGGATGAGTCTGCCCTTCTGAAACACGAGCTGGCGTACTGCCTGGGGCAGATGCAGGATGAGCGTGCCATCCCCTGCCTGGTCCGGGTACTGCAGGACACCAGCCAGGAGCCCATGGTGCGCCATGAAGCAG GGGAAGCTTTGGGAGCAATCGGGAACCCCCAGGTGCTGGATGTTCTGAGACATTATTCGGAAGACCCGGTGATCGAG GTAGCCGAGACCTGCCAGCTGGCAGTCAGGAGGCTCGAATGGCTGCAGAAGAACAAGGAAGCACCTGGCGCCAGCCCCTACCTGTCTGTGGACCCGGCTCCCCCTGATGAGGAGAAGGACGTTGCCAAGCTGCGGGAGACCCTGCTGGATGAGTCACGCCCGCTGTTCGATCGGTACCGCGCCATGTTCGCCCTGAGGAACGTGGGGGGCGAGGCCGCGGCGCTGGCGCTGGCTGATG gCCTGGTGTGCGGCAGCGCCCTCTTCCGCCACGAGATTGGCTTCGTCCTAGGCCAGATGCAGCATGAGGCCTGCGTGCCCCAGCTGACGGCGGCACTGGAGAGCGTGGCGGAGAACCCCATGGTGCGGCACGAGTGTGCGGAGGCGCTGGGCTCCATCGCCAAGGCGTCCTGCCTGGAGACGCTGCGGGCCTTCGCCCAGGATGGAGAGCGGGTGGTGAGGGAGAGCTGTGAGGTGGCCCTGGACATGTACGACTACGCCAACGGGCCCGAATTCCAGTATGCCGACGGGCTGAGCAAGCTGCAGGCCTCAGGctga